The proteins below are encoded in one region of Scomber japonicus isolate fScoJap1 chromosome 2, fScoJap1.pri, whole genome shotgun sequence:
- the LOC128381118 gene encoding B-cell receptor CD22-like, which yields MADYGLVTQEQDADTGTASAGQNGVRFISHNYSCAVTGYEDFPSPTVYAPKLPSVSVSPSGEIIEGSSVTLTCSSDANPAAKYTWYKENVNPDLQPLSKEPQLVFSSIQSSDSGEYSCTAENQLGKKTSEYIFIDVKYAPKLPSVSVSPSAEIVEGSSVNLTCSSDANPAANYTWYKENQTLLQRSEGHFHFTSISSEDRGLYYCKSENKYGKINSSFLFIDVQYAPKLPSVSVSPSAEIVEGSSVTLTCSSDANPAANYTWYKKNVNPDLQPLSKEPQLIFSSIQSSDSGEYYCTAENQLGKRTSEYIFIDVKYGPKLPSVSMSPSAEIVEGSSVNLTCSSDANPAANYTWYKENEDSPKASGQIFTITDVRPEHSGNYYCEAQNRRGRHNSTLHLTVMKGKSLLMMIIIGLILVVLLLIPLLLLILRMRKKKALSSTTELNEPVETIELDSCPVYENVSDLQVNTGAETDDEEIYENLKKKKALSSTTELNEPVETIELDSCPVYENISDLQVNTGAETDDEEIYENLK from the exons ATGGCGGACTACGGTCTCGTCACACAAGAACAGGATGCAGATACGGGGACTGCTTCCGCTGGACAAAATGGCGTAAGG TTCATTTCTC ACAACTATTCCTGTGCTGTTACAGGATATGAGGATTTCCCCTCTCCTAcagttt atgctccaaagcttccctctgtgtcagtgagtccctctggtgaaatcattgagggcagttcagtgactctgacctgtagcagtgatgctaaccctgcagctaaatacacctggtacaaggagaatgtaaatccagaccttcaacctctcagtaaagaaccacagcttgtcttcagctccatccagtcctctgactctggagagtattcctgtacagctgagaaccagctggggaagaagacatctgaatacatctttattgatgtgaaat atgctccaaagcttccctctgtgtcagtgagtccatCTGCTGAAATAGTGGAaggcagttcagtgaatctgacctgtagcagtgatgctaacccagcagctaattacacctggtacaaggagaaccAAACACTGCTTCAAAGGTCAGAaggacattttcatttcacctcCATCAGCTCTGAGGACAGAGGGCTCTACTACTGCAAGTCTGAGAATAAATATGGAAAGATCAACTCTTCATTTCTATTCATTGATGTCCAGT atgccccaaagcttccctctgtgtcagtgagtccctctgctgagatagtggagggcagttcagtgactctaacctgtagcagtgatgctaacccagcagctaattacacctggtacaagaagaatgtaaatccagaccttcaacctctcagtaaagaaccacagcttatcttcagctccatccagtcctctgactctggagagtattactgtacagctgagaaccagctggggaagaggacatctgaatacatctttattgatgtgaaat atggtccaaagcttccctctgtgtcaatgagtccctctgctgagatagtggagggcagttcagtgaatctgacctgtagcagtgatgctaacccagcagctaattacacctggtacaaggagaatgaagactcaccaaaagcatcaggacagatattcaccatcactgatgtcagacctgaacacagtgggaattattactgtgaagcccagaacagaagaggacgtcataactccaccttacatctgacTGTTATGAAAG GGAAATCACTATTAATGATGATCATCATTGGGTTGATTCTGGTGGTCCTGCTACtgattcctctgcttctcttgatTCTGCGGATGag GAAGAAGAAAGCTCTGAGCTCCACCACTGAACTGAATGAACCTGTGGAGActatagag CTGGACTCTTGTCCCGTGTATGAGAACGTCTCAGACTTGCAGGTCAACACTGGAGCAGAGACAGATGACGAAGAGATCTACGAAAACCTGAA GAAGAAGAAAGCTCTGAGCTCCACCACTGAACTGAATGAACCTGTGGAGActatagag CTGGACTCTTGTCCTGTATATGAGAACATCTCAGACTTGCAGGTCAACACTGGAGCAGAGACAGATGACGAAGAGATCTACGAAAACCTGAAGTAA